ACGTGCTCGTGCACGGTCGTCAGTATATGCGATCTCCCCGCTAGCGTCAACGAGGGGGAGGACGGGGCTCTCTCGGAAGCGGAACGGTCGGGAGGCTGGGAAGCGCGGCCGGGAGGACTCGAACCCCCAACCTTCTGATCCGTAGTCAGACGCTCTGTCCATTTGAGCTACGGCCGCACGGGTTGTATGCCGGAAACTCGGCGTCGCGGTGGAAGACGACACCGGTTGCTGCCCTCTAACGATAGTCGCGGTTGATCCTGTACCGGAAGCCGCCCGACCGCCAAGGCCGTCAGGCTCGAGCCGCAGGTATCATGGGCGGTCAGGCTGACTCAGGATCCCCCGATCGCGAGGGGACCGGGTAGCACGGAGAGGTGGCCGAGCGGTCGAAGGCGCTCGCCTGCTAAGCGAGTAGGGGGCAAACCCCCCTCGAGGGTTCAAATCCCTCCCTCTCCGCCAAGGAGACAGGAGTACCGGTTCGTAAGCCGACGCGGACGACCGCTACGTACGCGTCGTCGGGGTCTGCCGCGCTGAATGGTGGCGCCAGAATATGGTCAGTTCCCGGTCTCCGACATGGCGAGTAGAAGCTCGACCGCTATGACAGGTTACCGGTGACCCCCATTCCCATTCATGCAGTTTGCTGCGAGGACGCGGCCGCGAGAGCCGCCAACAGGAGATCAGCTCGCGACACAGCCCACGGTGGGGATACCGGGACTTCCTAGAAGTCAAAGTAGGCGGTTGGAGTTGAGATGATCCCGGTGAACCGCTGATAGGTCTGGATCACCTGGCGTTCGGTCATGGCCGCCAGCAGATCGGCAGCCAACCGGTGCGGGCCGTCGCCGTCCTCAAGACGGTCACGCGTTGCCTGGGGCAGCAATGCCTGGTTCCTCTTCTCCTCCAGCACCTCGAGGTAGATATCGAAGAGTTTGCGCACCATCGCCCGTTGTCCTTCACGGACGCTGACCAGACGGGGATGGCTGATGACGTAGTAGTACGTCACCTCTTTGAGAAGATCGACCTGGAGACGAATGCTGGGGTCTATCTTTACCCGCCGACCCTCTGACGGATCACAGAGCCGGATCGCATCCTCCGTTATGAATTGGGTTATCAACGAAGACGCTGCTTCGTTCATTATCGTCCGTTGCCGTTGACCGCCGTCGTAGGGTCCGTCTAGCAATCTCATGGGTCCGAGCACCGTTCTGAGCGCCCTCCCCAATCCCTCTTGCTCTCTCAATGACTTCTTCCTCTTCTGAGCGGCCTCGATGAACCGGTCCTGCTCGGCTTGGTGCAATAGCCTGTGCAGAGGGATTAGGCCCGCTCGGTAGAAGTCCTCCAAATCATGAACTGCATAGGTGACGTCGTCGGCCCAGTTCATCAACTCGGCCTCCAGGGTTAGTTGACGATCGTTCTGGCCAGACCGGACCCAGGTGAAACGATCCTCGTCGACCCGGTAAGCACCCCACTTATCAGGATGGTCTTCCGAACCGTGCCGGAACCATGGGTACTTGAGAATCGCGTTGAGTGTCGCGCGCGTGAGATTGAGGCCGGCATTGCCGTGGATTGTGCTGTCATCGTCGCGGTCCGGGCTGTTGTCTGCATGGGCAGCAAGCCGCGTGACGATGCGAAAGGACTGCCCGTTGCCTTCGAATCCATCGGAATCGTCTGGGTCCACAGCTTGGCGTATAACTTCCTCACCATCGTGGCCGAACGGAGGATGCCCCAGGTCATGGGCAAGGCCGGCCGTCTCGACCACGTCGGGATCGAGGTCACTACCAGATGCGGCTTGACCCTCATCGTCCTTAAGCAACCGCTCGGCGAGTCGGCGACCGACCTGTGCGACTTTCAACGAATGCGTCAGGCGGTTATGGAAGACGTCCCCCTCGCCAGCCGACGCGACCTGGGTGACCCCGCTGAGACGACGGAACTCCGCGGAGTACAGAACTCGGTCGCGATCCCGCTGAAACGGCTCTCGCGGATCACCGACGCTTGATTGGCGGAGTCGGTCTTGCCGACTGCTCAACGATGAATCACCCGGATGCCATCGAGGGCATACCGGAGTCTTCCTTCGCGGACGAGGCGACCGAGTGCTACCGCCAGTCCTACGTCGTCTATGTCGGAACCGCGATCCCTCATGTGATAGAACAACGTGAGCACGTCGTCGAATGGAGGCTTCTCCGTCTTCTCATGCTCCGCGAAGACCGCGAATACCTCTTCCTTCCGGGAATGTACAGCCGTAGCCTCTGCCTGCATCACATCTCCCTCCAGTGGAATCACCCTAATGAAATTATCAGCGGGGTGTGACACCGGACGGGGCGCGGGCAGAGGCAGACCGTGCGCGGCGTTGCGGAGCGGAGGGCGATGTTAAGGAATATGATGCCTGGCACGCCCAGTCGGGCTGCGCTCCGACCGTCCAAACACCCAGGGGAGATGATCGAGTTGCGACGTAACCGGCTGCGGGAACTGCTGGATGCCGATCAGGCGACCCTGGGCACCCATCTCATCAGTTCCTGGCCCTCGGTGGTGGAGTTGGTCGGTCTGTCGGGGATGTTCGACTATGTGGAGTTCGTGGCCGAGTACGGGCCCTACGACCTCTACGCCCTGGAGAACCTGGGCCGGGCGGTCGAGTTGTTCGACCACATGTCGGCCATGATGAAGATCGAGCAGGAGCCGCGTACCTACCTGGCGGTCCGGGCGATCGGCTCGGGCATCCAGAACGTCCTGTTCTCCGATCCCCGTACTGTCGAGGACGTGGAGGAGTGCGTCAGCGCGGTCCGGGCCGAAGCCCCGGGTTCCGGAGGGCGCCACGGCGTCGGCCTCCGCCGCGACGTCGGGCTGGTGCTCGAGGCGGGGACCCCGGCCTTCGTGGAGGCCCTCGACCGGGCCGTGATAGCGCTGATGATCGAGAAGGACCCGGCGGTGGAGAACCTGGAGGATCTCCTCTCCGTGGACGGGGTGGACATGGTCCAGTTCGGCCCGGCGGACTACGCGATGAGCATCGGCCTGGCGGGACAGCTGAGCCACCCGCGGGTCAGGGAGGCGGAGGAACATGTGATCTCCACCGCGCTCCGGATGGGAATCGCTCCGAGAGCCGAGTTGAGGGACCGGGAGGGCGCCGAGCGGTACCTCGACATGGGCGTCAAGCACTTCTGCATCGGGACCGACGTGCGGATCCTCTTCGACTGGTTCAAGGACGCCGGCGCCGGCATGCTGGACCTCCTGGGACGCGACCCACCCGGCCGCACCCACGGATCCGAGTCGTACCGTTAGCGCCGGCGGTACGAAAAACGCCTCGCGGGCCGGGCGCCAGCCGCAACCTGGCAGTTGTTAGA
This region of bacterium genomic DNA includes:
- the dgt gene encoding dNTP triphosphohydrolase — translated: MSSRQDRLRQSSVGDPREPFQRDRDRVLYSAEFRRLSGVTQVASAGEGDVFHNRLTHSLKVAQVGRRLAERLLKDDEGQAASGSDLDPDVVETAGLAHDLGHPPFGHDGEEVIRQAVDPDDSDGFEGNGQSFRIVTRLAAHADNSPDRDDDSTIHGNAGLNLTRATLNAILKYPWFRHGSEDHPDKWGAYRVDEDRFTWVRSGQNDRQLTLEAELMNWADDVTYAVHDLEDFYRAGLIPLHRLLHQAEQDRFIEAAQKRKKSLREQEGLGRALRTVLGPMRLLDGPYDGGQRQRTIMNEAASSLITQFITEDAIRLCDPSEGRRVKIDPSIRLQVDLLKEVTYYYVISHPRLVSVREGQRAMVRKLFDIYLEVLEEKRNQALLPQATRDRLEDGDGPHRLAADLLAAMTERQVIQTYQRFTGIISTPTAYFDF
- a CDS encoding aldolase/citrate lyase family protein, which translates into the protein MIELRRNRLRELLDADQATLGTHLISSWPSVVELVGLSGMFDYVEFVAEYGPYDLYALENLGRAVELFDHMSAMMKIEQEPRTYLAVRAIGSGIQNVLFSDPRTVEDVEECVSAVRAEAPGSGGRHGVGLRRDVGLVLEAGTPAFVEALDRAVIALMIEKDPAVENLEDLLSVDGVDMVQFGPADYAMSIGLAGQLSHPRVREAEEHVISTALRMGIAPRAELRDREGAERYLDMGVKHFCIGTDVRILFDWFKDAGAGMLDLLGRDPPGRTHGSESYR